A window of Candidatus Vicinibacter proximus contains these coding sequences:
- a CDS encoding efflux RND transporter periplasmic adaptor subunit, which produces MKKILFSAFIFISLLWACKKQQQPTPENNSQDLNSTPVKTAKIESGKESETISALGIVMSESDAKPSFKTGGIIDRTFVKEGDAVKKGQLLATLIMTEINAQVKIAEEALEKSERDLKRVKNLYTDSVATLEQFQNASTALEMARRSVEIARFNRGQSEVHSPIAGRIVKQILHPGELAGPGIPVYAIMGTQNQDWTVRVGLTDRDWARVNIGDPAEISLDAYPEKKFTAVVDDKAPVGGEASGTLDVILKIKNLNISLAAGLVAKSIIYPKSVSTYTTIPIEAMVEMNQQSAYVFVIEEGRAKKIMLKIIRLIGDKVAIHAETSLPEEVITTGSSYLEEGDLVRKVN; this is translated from the coding sequence ATGAAAAAAATTCTCTTTTCCGCTTTCATTTTTATTTCCCTTTTATGGGCATGTAAAAAACAACAGCAACCTACTCCCGAAAATAATTCTCAGGACTTGAATTCAACTCCGGTTAAAACTGCAAAAATAGAATCCGGCAAAGAATCTGAGACCATTTCTGCACTGGGTATTGTAATGTCTGAATCGGATGCAAAACCTTCCTTTAAAACAGGTGGAATCATAGACAGAACTTTTGTGAAAGAGGGCGATGCGGTAAAGAAAGGACAATTGCTCGCAACACTGATCATGACTGAAATTAATGCACAGGTCAAAATAGCAGAAGAGGCTTTGGAAAAATCAGAGCGCGATTTAAAACGTGTAAAAAATTTATACACCGACAGTGTCGCCACGCTTGAACAATTTCAAAATGCATCCACAGCTTTGGAGATGGCCAGAAGATCCGTAGAAATTGCCAGATTCAACAGAGGACAAAGTGAGGTTCATTCCCCGATTGCAGGAAGAATTGTGAAACAAATTTTGCATCCGGGTGAACTCGCCGGTCCCGGGATTCCTGTTTATGCGATTATGGGTACTCAAAATCAGGATTGGACGGTTAGAGTAGGTTTGACTGATCGCGATTGGGCAAGAGTAAACATCGGAGATCCTGCCGAGATAAGTCTGGATGCTTATCCTGAAAAAAAGTTTACAGCAGTAGTAGATGACAAAGCTCCTGTTGGTGGCGAAGCCAGCGGTACACTGGACGTAATTTTAAAAATTAAGAACCTCAATATTTCACTTGCAGCAGGTTTGGTGGCCAAATCCATTATTTATCCAAAATCTGTTTCAACCTACACAACCATACCAATTGAAGCAATGGTGGAAATGAATCAACAGTCGGCTTATGTTTTTGTCATAGAGGAAGGAAGAGCAAAAAAAATCATGTTGAAAATAATAAGACTCATCGGGGATAAAGTAGCAATTCATGCTGAGACATCCTTACCGGAAGAAGTCATTACTACAGGGTCTTCTTATCTTGAAGAAGGTGACTTAGTTCGTAAAGTTAATTAG
- a CDS encoding efflux RND transporter permease subunit: protein MSFNQFFVKNYQFTLVLFIAVLILGANSLMNMPRGEDPPFGAPIFSIVAIYPGTTPKDMEQLIVDPIEEELYQLSDIKKINTSISDGLMVMLVDFNYGVDVEAKNNDIVREINRLRPDLPDGLLELTVKRAASSDVAILQTALVSETADPQKMKSEAERLERELERIKEIKFVEIQGVPDRQIKIELNLERMAQLKIGLNQVLGLIQANNINIPGGDVDLGQRKFNIKTSSEFEHIEDIQKTIIHTNNEGKTLRLSDIAQVYFDEKETDHIARFNGSKALWVVTAMKDKKNIITVRKKMQKILDEFATTLPSDIRMEQAFDQETGVRNRLSGLGMDFMIAIFLVLLTLLPLGTRASIIVMISIPLSLSIGLFLLDLLGYTLNQLSIVGMVIALGLLVDDSIVVVENIERYMRKGISAREAAVSATNHILVAVLGCTATLLLAFLPLANLPEGSGDFIRSLPMAVMLTVLASLFVSVTIIPFLSSIMLKAHEKDSHQDGNIFFRGFKNYINAPYQKLLIWCIGHPVKTLLTAAAIFVASFTLVPRLGFSLFPASEKPIIIVDIETEPTSNLKHTDKLVRKIEQFILSKPEVIRLASNVGKGNPRIYYNEFQKQNSDDAAQMMIFLDDETSVPEIVKFADQLRVELKQFAGAEAKVRRFQQGPPITAPIEMRILGSNLDTLQSLANDVEQIVNATQGALYVRNDLKFKKSDIQIEIDREKAGMFGLTTAEIAKTIRLAIAGLEVSEIRDEEGEESSILVSLEKPSSNALENFNRINVTSFSGALVPLKNIATIQMTPSAPVIHHFNKERYSSVSSFVATGFNTDQMTNEIIQKIKDQVPMPPSYRLIAAGERESRDESFGGIGTIIMLAVFGLLAILILEFRTFKSTLIVLSVIPMGIIGAFLGLFVAGETLSFVATVGIIALAGIEIKNSILMVDYTNGLRAKGMGLLEAVLDGAETRFLPILLTSLTAIGGLTPLVLERSPLISPLAIVLIGGLISSTLLSRLVTPVLYYLIPPKV, encoded by the coding sequence ATGTCTTTTAATCAGTTTTTTGTAAAAAATTATCAATTCACTTTGGTGCTGTTTATCGCAGTGCTGATACTTGGGGCCAACTCTTTGATGAATATGCCGAGGGGAGAAGATCCTCCTTTTGGTGCACCTATTTTTTCCATCGTTGCAATTTATCCCGGGACAACACCTAAGGATATGGAACAGCTTATAGTGGATCCGATCGAGGAAGAATTATACCAACTCTCTGACATCAAAAAAATCAACACTTCTATTTCAGATGGACTGATGGTAATGTTGGTAGATTTTAATTATGGTGTGGATGTAGAAGCCAAGAATAATGACATAGTTAGAGAGATCAACAGACTTCGTCCGGATTTACCTGATGGACTGCTGGAACTCACCGTCAAACGCGCAGCAAGTAGTGATGTGGCAATTCTACAAACTGCCTTAGTATCTGAAACTGCAGATCCGCAAAAAATGAAATCTGAAGCGGAACGTCTGGAACGTGAACTGGAAAGAATAAAAGAAATTAAGTTTGTAGAAATTCAAGGTGTTCCGGACAGACAAATTAAAATTGAATTGAACCTGGAAAGAATGGCTCAACTAAAAATTGGTTTGAACCAGGTTCTTGGTTTGATACAAGCCAACAATATTAATATTCCCGGAGGGGATGTAGACCTTGGACAAAGAAAATTTAACATCAAGACTTCTTCTGAATTCGAACACATTGAAGACATACAAAAGACCATTATTCACACGAACAACGAAGGTAAAACCTTAAGATTGTCAGATATTGCCCAAGTTTATTTTGACGAAAAAGAAACAGACCACATTGCGCGGTTTAATGGGAGCAAGGCTCTTTGGGTGGTCACGGCTATGAAGGATAAAAAGAACATCATCACGGTGCGTAAAAAAATGCAAAAGATTTTGGATGAATTTGCCACCACTCTTCCTTCAGATATTAGAATGGAGCAAGCTTTTGATCAGGAGACAGGTGTCCGTAACAGACTTTCCGGTTTGGGAATGGATTTTATGATTGCTATTTTCTTGGTCCTGCTGACATTGTTGCCATTGGGTACACGCGCCTCTATCATTGTGATGATTTCCATACCATTGTCATTGAGTATAGGGTTGTTTTTACTGGACTTACTTGGTTATACCTTGAATCAGTTAAGCATCGTAGGCATGGTCATTGCTTTAGGATTGTTGGTGGACGACAGCATCGTGGTAGTTGAAAATATTGAACGATACATGCGTAAGGGAATTTCTGCGAGGGAAGCCGCTGTTTCTGCTACCAATCATATACTGGTTGCAGTACTTGGTTGTACCGCAACTTTACTTCTTGCTTTCCTTCCGCTTGCGAATCTCCCTGAAGGTTCTGGTGATTTTATACGTTCATTGCCAATGGCTGTAATGCTTACTGTACTGGCATCATTGTTTGTCTCGGTTACAATCATTCCATTTTTGTCCAGCATTATGTTAAAGGCTCATGAAAAGGACAGTCATCAGGATGGAAATATTTTCTTCCGTGGATTTAAAAATTACATCAATGCACCTTATCAAAAACTTCTTATCTGGTGCATTGGTCACCCGGTTAAAACATTGTTGACCGCAGCGGCTATTTTCGTGGCATCTTTTACATTAGTACCGAGATTGGGATTTAGTTTATTTCCTGCTTCCGAAAAGCCCATCATTATCGTGGACATAGAAACAGAACCAACCAGCAACTTAAAACATACAGACAAGTTGGTGCGCAAAATTGAACAATTTATCCTAAGCAAACCGGAAGTGATAAGATTAGCATCCAATGTAGGCAAAGGAAATCCAAGAATTTATTACAACGAATTTCAAAAGCAAAATTCAGATGATGCTGCGCAAATGATGATTTTTTTGGATGACGAAACCTCTGTTCCGGAAATTGTAAAATTTGCAGATCAATTGAGAGTAGAATTAAAACAATTTGCCGGCGCTGAAGCGAAGGTGAGAAGATTTCAACAGGGTCCTCCCATCACAGCGCCCATTGAGATGCGCATCCTGGGCAGCAATCTAGATACTTTACAATCACTTGCGAATGACGTTGAACAAATAGTGAATGCTACGCAAGGGGCACTTTATGTACGCAACGATTTAAAATTTAAGAAATCAGATATTCAAATTGAAATAGATAGAGAAAAAGCCGGCATGTTTGGATTGACCACAGCAGAAATTGCAAAAACCATAAGGTTAGCCATTGCAGGATTGGAGGTGAGCGAAATCAGAGATGAAGAAGGAGAGGAGTCTTCCATTCTTGTCAGTCTTGAAAAACCAAGCAGCAATGCATTGGAAAATTTTAATCGCATCAATGTGACTTCTTTCAGTGGCGCATTGGTTCCTTTAAAGAATATTGCTACCATCCAAATGACACCATCTGCACCTGTAATCCACCATTTCAATAAAGAACGATACAGCTCGGTAAGTTCATTTGTTGCAACCGGATTTAACACCGATCAGATGACCAATGAGATCATTCAAAAAATTAAAGACCAGGTACCAATGCCTCCTTCATACAGATTGATCGCAGCAGGGGAAAGAGAGTCAAGAGATGAATCGTTTGGAGGAATAGGAACCATCATCATGTTGGCAGTTTTTGGTTTGCTTGCCATACTGATTCTTGAATTCAGAACTTTCAAGTCTACACTTATTGTGCTGAGTGTAATTCCAATGGGTATCATTGGCGCATTTCTTGGATTGTTTGTTGCAGGAGAAACGCTCTCCTTTGTAGCAACTGTAGGAATCATTGCACTGGCGGGAATTGAAATTAAAAATTCCATTTTGATGGTTGACTACACCAACGGACTTCGTGCGAAAGGAATGGGACTTCTTGAGGCAGTGCTAGATGGTGCCGAGACTCGTTTTTTACCCATCTTGTTGACTTCACTTACAGCGATTGGTGGACTTACTCCTTTGGTGTTGGAAAGATCTCCATTGATCAGTCCATTGGCCATTGTGCTGATTGGTGGATTGATCAGTTCAACGCTTTTGAGCAGATTGGTCACACCGGTATTGTATTATCTTATTCCACCAAAAGTTTAG
- a CDS encoding ABC-F family ATP-binding cassette domain-containing protein, whose product MNYLTLENISLSYGEKVLFENLNLKVNQGEKIAIVARNGSGKSSLLRIAAGIEPPEGQSSSYWINKDIQVAYLTQDPEFSPGHNILETILEGHDDWIKPLKALYTAQKSHDDAETQKALALIEESKAWEIEAYVRELAGKFKLPDFDFPVDQLSGGQKKRLAIVKVLCGKPEFLILDEPTNHLDLEMIEWLEKYLEQSQASLLMVTHDRYFLNNVCNQILELDRGTLYKYQGDYEEFLEKKAMRMQNETVVKDKMRKMLKRELEWVRRMPKARTTKSKSRVDNFYENKESLEGPKEVGDIEFDIDHTRLGSKILELHNVTKSFGQKTILDKFSYKFKSGDRVGLVGPNGIGKTSLLKLFTGSLKPDSGKIIIGETVLFGYYEQDGLNLQEDKRVIDVIRSIADYIPLKKSHKLSAESLLEKFLFPRPQQQVYVSQLSGGERRRLYLLTILIKNPNFLILDEPTNDLDITTLNVLEDFLMEFPGVLLIVSHDRFFMDKLVQHLFVLQEGGKTRDFPGNYSEYREALKKEALANSNVEKTEKPSTENAGQKERKINQVAKKEMQQIERELEKLSAERSRIIDNFATLNPTSTEFINSNKRLVEIQDRMDVIEMRWMEIVEEN is encoded by the coding sequence ATGAATTATCTCACACTTGAAAATATTTCCTTGTCCTATGGAGAAAAAGTTTTGTTTGAAAATTTAAATCTTAAGGTAAATCAAGGCGAGAAAATTGCAATTGTTGCACGGAATGGCAGCGGCAAGTCAAGTTTGCTTAGAATTGCTGCCGGCATTGAACCACCCGAAGGACAATCTTCCAGTTACTGGATAAATAAAGACATACAGGTTGCATACCTTACGCAGGATCCGGAATTTTCTCCTGGACACAACATACTGGAAACCATTCTGGAAGGCCACGATGACTGGATAAAACCATTAAAAGCGCTTTACACTGCTCAAAAGTCACATGATGATGCAGAGACACAAAAGGCTCTTGCCCTCATAGAAGAATCTAAAGCCTGGGAAATTGAAGCATATGTTCGAGAACTTGCCGGAAAATTTAAATTACCCGACTTTGACTTTCCAGTAGACCAGCTCAGCGGAGGACAAAAAAAACGACTGGCCATAGTAAAAGTTTTGTGTGGCAAACCTGAATTTCTGATCCTGGATGAACCTACCAATCACCTTGATCTGGAGATGATCGAATGGCTTGAAAAATATCTGGAACAAAGTCAGGCCAGCTTACTGATGGTCACACACGACCGGTATTTTCTTAATAATGTTTGTAATCAAATTTTAGAACTCGATCGTGGTACACTATACAAATATCAAGGTGATTACGAAGAATTTCTGGAAAAGAAAGCAATGCGTATGCAGAATGAAACCGTCGTTAAAGACAAGATGCGCAAAATGCTGAAACGCGAATTGGAGTGGGTACGCAGAATGCCAAAAGCTAGGACCACAAAATCAAAATCAAGGGTCGACAACTTTTACGAAAACAAAGAATCTCTAGAGGGACCTAAAGAAGTTGGAGACATTGAATTTGATATTGACCACACAAGACTGGGCTCAAAAATTCTTGAGCTACATAACGTCACTAAGTCATTTGGTCAAAAAACTATTCTCGATAAATTTTCTTACAAATTTAAATCCGGAGATCGGGTGGGTTTGGTTGGCCCTAACGGAATTGGGAAAACCAGTCTGCTAAAATTATTTACAGGAAGTCTTAAGCCCGACAGTGGAAAAATTATTATTGGAGAAACTGTATTATTTGGATATTATGAACAGGACGGACTAAATCTTCAGGAAGACAAAAGAGTGATCGATGTCATACGATCTATTGCAGATTATATCCCCTTAAAAAAAAGTCATAAACTTTCTGCTGAAAGTCTGCTTGAAAAATTTCTTTTTCCACGTCCTCAGCAACAAGTGTATGTAAGCCAGTTGAGCGGAGGGGAAAGGCGAAGATTATATCTACTCACCATCCTCATCAAAAATCCAAATTTTTTAATTCTTGATGAACCTACAAACGACCTTGACATCACGACACTAAATGTTTTGGAAGATTTTCTAATGGAATTTCCCGGAGTCTTACTCATTGTTTCCCACGACCGTTTCTTTATGGACAAATTGGTCCAACATCTTTTTGTTCTGCAAGAAGGTGGAAAGACAAGAGATTTTCCAGGAAATTATTCTGAGTATAGAGAGGCGTTAAAAAAAGAGGCTCTTGCAAACTCTAACGTAGAAAAAACAGAAAAACCAAGCACAGAAAATGCAGGCCAGAAAGAACGTAAAATAAATCAAGTTGCAAAAAAAGAAATGCAACAAATCGAACGGGAACTGGAAAAATTGAGCGCTGAGCGATCCCGGATCATAGATAATTTCGCTACCCTTAATCCCACCAGTACTGAATTTATTAACTCCAACAAGCGTCTCGTTGAAATTCAGGATCGAATGGACGTGATTGAGATGAGGTGGATGGAAATTGTGGAGGAAAATTAG
- a CDS encoding hydroxymethylglutaryl-CoA reductase, whose translation MNSKSISGFSKLNKRGKIKWIVENFFKDPENVMHELMSYWHRNEDQQKILDGFSENTISNFPMPFSVAPNFLINGKTYCVPMVIEESSVVAAAASAAKFWMDRGGIKAEVLSTRKLGQIHFKWLGKEEWLRAWIPEIEKRMRADAKETLRNMENRGGGFSSIELIKIGELENYYQWRLGFETCDSMGANFINSCLESFSASFEQFITEQDHLEEGARDIEIIMSILSNYTPDCIVKASVSCPIDQLGSFAEEMSSEEFAERFYTAIKIARQDPYRAVTHNKGIFNGIDAVIIATANDFRAIEACGHAYAARDGQYRSLSDCSVDNGIFHFWLEIPLALGTVGGLTALHPIAKRSLELLDHPSAEELMKVTAATGLAQNFAAVKSLVTTGIQQGHMKMHLANILHHLHATEKESALALEYFKNNKVSFTKVRNFLEAQKCSQ comes from the coding sequence ATGAACAGCAAATCCATTTCAGGTTTTTCAAAACTAAATAAAAGGGGTAAAATCAAGTGGATAGTTGAAAATTTTTTCAAGGATCCGGAAAATGTGATGCATGAATTAATGAGTTACTGGCATCGCAACGAAGACCAGCAAAAAATTCTGGATGGATTTTCTGAAAATACCATCAGCAATTTTCCAATGCCCTTCAGTGTAGCACCAAATTTTCTGATCAACGGAAAAACCTATTGTGTTCCGATGGTCATAGAAGAAAGTAGTGTTGTAGCTGCAGCTGCTTCCGCAGCAAAATTCTGGATGGACAGGGGTGGTATCAAAGCCGAAGTACTTAGCACAAGAAAGCTTGGCCAAATTCATTTCAAATGGCTGGGAAAGGAAGAATGGCTCAGAGCGTGGATTCCGGAAATCGAAAAGAGAATGCGTGCAGATGCAAAAGAAACCCTACGCAACATGGAAAACCGGGGTGGCGGATTCAGTTCTATAGAACTTATTAAAATCGGTGAACTGGAAAATTATTACCAGTGGCGGTTGGGGTTTGAAACTTGTGATTCGATGGGTGCCAATTTTATCAATTCCTGTCTTGAATCTTTTAGTGCAAGTTTCGAACAGTTTATCACCGAACAAGATCATCTGGAAGAGGGCGCACGGGATATAGAAATTATCATGTCCATCCTTTCGAATTATACCCCAGATTGTATTGTCAAGGCATCTGTGAGTTGTCCTATTGACCAGCTTGGTTCTTTTGCAGAAGAAATGAGTTCAGAAGAATTTGCTGAGCGATTTTATACTGCCATAAAAATTGCGAGACAGGATCCTTATCGTGCAGTAACACACAACAAAGGAATATTTAATGGGATTGATGCAGTCATTATTGCCACTGCAAATGATTTTAGGGCAATAGAGGCATGTGGCCATGCATATGCCGCCAGGGACGGACAGTACAGAAGTCTCAGCGATTGCAGTGTGGATAACGGAATATTTCATTTTTGGTTGGAAATTCCACTTGCCTTAGGTACTGTTGGCGGTCTTACTGCTCTGCATCCGATTGCAAAAAGATCGCTTGAATTATTGGATCACCCTTCTGCTGAAGAATTGATGAAAGTTACCGCAGCAACAGGTCTTGCACAAAATTTTGCTGCAGTGAAATCTCTGGTTACCACCGGTATTCAACAAGGCCACATGAAAATGCATCTTGCGAATATTCTCCATCATCTTCATGCAACTGAAAAGGAAAGTGCATTGGCATTGGAATACTTTAAAAACAACAAAGTGAGTTTTACCAAAGTGCGAAATTTTTTAGAAGCTCAAAAATGTTCACAATAA
- a CDS encoding type 2 isopentenyl-diphosphate Delta-isomerase: MSSNPQDQIDRKDDHISLTFQSGTPAHMCDARFEYDPIHAIHPEPLAKWPTSLAGIEMDYPVWISSMTGGTAKAKMINSNLARLCSEFKLGMGLGSCRKLIDQPETRSDFQVRKIIGGQPLFANLGIAQLEMWAGDHKLDLIREIMEICEADGLIIHINPMQEYMQAEGDRIRVKPIDTIKRILDAFDYKIIVKEVGQGMGFNAMNSLLSLPLEAVEFGAFGGTNFALLELLRDDEFKREALTPLANIGHSAEEMVQICNRLVEKKSEVQTGQIIISGGVRHFLDAYYLMSLSNMPSLYGMASAFLKHAMGDYENLKLFFEQQISGLNMCRSFLKIKNQNG; this comes from the coding sequence ATGAGCTCAAATCCGCAAGACCAAATTGACCGTAAGGATGATCACATCAGCCTTACCTTTCAATCGGGAACACCTGCTCATATGTGTGACGCCAGGTTTGAATATGATCCCATCCATGCTATCCATCCTGAACCGCTTGCTAAATGGCCCACCAGTCTTGCCGGAATTGAGATGGATTATCCGGTTTGGATATCCAGTATGACCGGTGGAACTGCTAAGGCAAAAATGATTAATTCAAATCTGGCCCGTCTGTGCAGTGAGTTCAAACTTGGGATGGGTCTTGGTTCCTGCAGGAAATTAATAGACCAACCGGAGACCAGATCAGATTTTCAAGTCCGTAAGATTATCGGAGGACAGCCACTTTTTGCAAATTTGGGTATAGCTCAGTTGGAAATGTGGGCAGGTGATCACAAATTAGATTTGATCCGCGAAATCATGGAAATTTGTGAGGCAGATGGGCTGATCATTCATATTAATCCGATGCAGGAATACATGCAAGCTGAAGGGGATCGCATTCGGGTAAAACCAATAGATACCATCAAAAGAATTTTAGATGCATTTGATTATAAGATTATCGTCAAGGAAGTAGGACAAGGGATGGGATTTAATGCCATGAATTCCCTGCTATCTCTTCCCCTTGAGGCAGTAGAATTTGGCGCTTTTGGCGGAACAAATTTTGCATTATTGGAATTGCTTCGCGATGATGAATTTAAAAGAGAGGCGCTTACACCCTTGGCCAACATTGGACATTCTGCAGAGGAAATGGTACAAATCTGCAATCGCCTTGTGGAAAAAAAATCAGAAGTTCAGACTGGTCAGATTATTATTTCCGGTGGTGTGCGGCATTTTCTTGATGCATATTATCTAATGTCGCTGAGTAATATGCCATCTCTCTATGGTATGGCGTCTGCCTTTCTCAAACATGCTATGGGGGATTATGAAAATCTGAAATTATTTTTTGAACAACAAATCAGTGGACTGAATATGTGCCGATCCTTTTTGAAAATTAAAAATCAAAACGGATGA
- a CDS encoding tetratricopeptide repeat protein yields MSRLLFILFVNTLLQAQSFDQGLDFYAQADYQSSLKVWEELTAMGYRNRELFYNQANCYYKLKKYPEAILYYQKAIAIDPSYSEAKDNLKSAEGQAGIEDISLPQFFLFSWFIKLGNAFSVLFWWVLSAFLFSISFWIWFRIREFRIFSTFLFFFACIACSLSLYQTITAGDHHKAVLMENSPILLSPDTLSTIKIELLSGETLEVMDHLDPWVKVQTKSYDAGWILKSKLRLVMDSL; encoded by the coding sequence ATGAGTAGGCTTTTATTTATTCTATTCGTCAATACATTATTACAAGCCCAGTCATTTGATCAGGGCCTTGATTTTTATGCACAGGCAGATTATCAATCAAGTCTCAAAGTTTGGGAAGAATTGACTGCAATGGGATACAGAAACAGAGAATTATTTTACAATCAGGCCAATTGCTATTACAAATTAAAAAAATATCCTGAAGCAATATTATATTACCAAAAAGCAATTGCAATAGACCCTTCTTACTCAGAAGCAAAAGATAATCTTAAGTCGGCAGAAGGACAGGCCGGAATTGAAGACATTTCCCTGCCTCAGTTTTTCTTATTCAGTTGGTTTATTAAATTAGGCAACGCATTTAGTGTTTTGTTTTGGTGGGTTTTAAGTGCCTTTCTCTTCAGTATCTCTTTCTGGATTTGGTTCAGGATTAGGGAATTTAGAATATTCAGCACGTTCCTTTTCTTTTTTGCCTGTATAGCTTGTAGTCTTTCTTTATATCAAACCATAACGGCAGGAGATCACCACAAGGCTGTCTTGATGGAAAATAGTCCTATTTTACTCTCGCCAGATACTTTGAGTACCATAAAAATTGAACTGCTCTCCGGGGAAACGCTGGAGGTGATGGATCATTTGGATCCTTGGGTTAAAGTACAAACCAAATCATATGATGCGGGCTGGATCCTGAAATCAAAGTTAAGATTGGTAATGGATTCACTTTAA
- the rpmA gene encoding 50S ribosomal protein L27, translating into MAHKKGEGSTSNGRDSNSKRLGVKLFGGQQAIAGNIIVKQRGTKYHPGRNVGVGKDWTLFALTDGVVKFTKTRKDRNVVHIVAGENTAVVANNAPTRVVASSEEE; encoded by the coding sequence ATGGCTCATAAGAAAGGTGAAGGTAGTACCAGTAACGGCCGGGACAGTAATAGTAAGCGTCTTGGGGTTAAATTATTTGGAGGCCAACAGGCTATTGCAGGGAACATCATTGTTAAACAGCGGGGCACTAAATATCATCCGGGAAGAAACGTTGGCGTAGGAAAAGATTGGACGCTTTTTGCACTTACAGACGGTGTGGTAAAATTTACAAAAACACGTAAGGACAGAAATGTTGTGCATATTGTAGCCGGCGAAAACACAGCCGTAGTTGCTAATAATGCCCCTACCAGGGTAGTTGCGTCTTCAGAAGAAGAATAG
- the rplU gene encoding 50S ribosomal protein L21, producing MIAIVNIQGQQFKVAAGQKVYVHHIDAEKGASVSFDDVLMLSNDGATTIGAPAIKGAKVEATVLDHVKGDKVIVYKKKRRKGLEKKNGHRQSFTQIKIESIIA from the coding sequence ATGATTGCCATAGTTAACATTCAGGGACAACAATTCAAGGTCGCAGCAGGCCAAAAAGTGTATGTTCATCATATCGATGCCGAGAAAGGCGCTTCTGTTAGTTTCGACGATGTATTAATGTTGTCTAACGACGGTGCAACTACAATAGGTGCACCTGCGATCAAAGGAGCTAAAGTAGAGGCTACTGTCTTGGATCATGTAAAAGGAGACAAGGTGATTGTTTACAAAAAGAAGAGACGAAAGGGCCTCGAGAAGAAAAACGGTCATCGACAGTCTTTTACTCAAATTAAGATTGAATCCATTATTGCCTAA